The Lynx canadensis isolate LIC74 chromosome D2, mLynCan4.pri.v2, whole genome shotgun sequence DNA segment TCTCCCCGAGTCACGGTGGTGCCTAAGGAAAGTGATTCACtcttcgggcgcctgggtggctcagtcggttgagtatccaacccctgatttcagctcgggtcacgatcccaggattgtgggattgagccccacatcgggccccatgctgactgtggagtctgcttaagattccgtctctttctctctctacctgcttCGCtcatgcatgcgctctctctctctaaaattaaaaaaaaaagaagaaaaagaatgtgattCATGCTTTTGTGCCCTTAGAACGGAAAATCATAAGGGCGCTGAGACGCGTACTTAAACGCCACCAGAATGCGGACATGAAATTCATGTAACGACTGGCTTTTGAAAACCATCCACTAGCACAGAGCGGTCGGCGGGTCAAAGATGAGCCCCTTCTGGGGCCTGGCACTGGTCTTGGCAATGGAGGTAGACAAGGATCTTGCTGGGCCGAATGAGAAGATAAATAAGTCAATGGCAGGTATTGATAAGGGCAATGACAAGGATAAGATAAGGTCACGTGGTAGAGAGTGAGTGGGGCTGATTTAGCTGGGGgggatcagggaaggcctctctgaagagagtgatgtttatttttttgaatgtttttatttatttgtgagacagagaggcagagtgtgagtgggggaggagcagagagacagggagacacagaacctgaggcaggctccaggctgtgagctgtcatcacagagccccacgtggggctcgaactcacgagccgcgcggcgagatcatggcctgagccgaagtcggacgctcaaccgacggagccacccagggcgcccccaGAAAGCGACGTTTAAATTAAAACCTGAATAGGAGCGCCTGCCCGGAGCCGGCGTGGGAAAGGCGCGGGCCTGGCATTCCTGCAGGTGCTGCAGCTGGCGGCCCGCACTTGCCAGCTTGGGCCTGAACTTCAATAAAATTGTCCGTTCGTCCATGACCGGGGCCATCGACACCACTGCTGTCGTCAGCGAACACCTGCCAGGCGTCTCCAAGGTCAGCGCAGACCTGCGGAGGGAAGGCGCCCCCATCGAGCCCGACCCACCCGTGTCCCACTGGAAGCCCGAGGCTGTGCGGTATTACGAAGCCGGGGCCCGGATCGAGGCCGCCTTCCGGAACCACACCCACCGGGCAGACGCCAAGCAGCAGGAGGACAGTTACGTGATCTGCAGCTGCCATGCCAACGTCATCCGCTACCTGGTGTGCCGGGCGCTGCCGTTCCCCCCGGAAGTCTGGCTCCACCTCTCTCTCAAGGACAGTAGCATCAGCCACCTGGTTGTTCGGCCTGGTGGCCGAGGGGCGCTCAGGGCCCTCGGGGACACGGGGTTCATGCCTCCGGCCGGACAAGATCTCCCGCTCctgagggctgcctggaggacctgctccctgggcccccagcctGGTTCGCCCGGGTGCCGCCACGGACGCGGCTCCTTCCCCGTCTTCCCTCCACAGGCTGCGCTGCGGTGACGCTGTTCCTCCGGGAGGAAGGTGAAAAAGCGCGCACGTCTTTAGTGTCTAAAACGGGGCGTTTCGGTCTGTACTTCCGACCCAGGATGGAAAAGGGAATCGTCCCGAGCAGATCAGCCTGATTTCTGTCTTGGGGTTCTCTGCCCCGTCTGCCAGGACGGGGCCTCGCTGCCGCCGTCTGCGGGGACTACGGCCAGTTCGCACAGGCGTCTTTGGTCGTGACCGCTGTTGGCCACGGGAGCCCCTCGAAGCTGTCGGCAAAGCCCACTAGGCACGAGGGGCTCCCCGGAGGAGGGGCCGCCGTCCAGAGCGCTTCCGTTCAGAACTTGTCGTACgttcttctcatttcttaaaacTCTCTCTATCACTTAAGTATTTGTCAGTGAAAGATTCTGTTCCTCTGGGTTCTTGCTTCGGTAACCACTCGGTCTGGGGGCCTGCACCTGTGACACCACGGGGTCTGAACTCCCCTGTGTTGTTAGGCCTTTCCCAGCACCTCGGAGCAGCATGAGGGTGAAGGACGGGACCGGGGACCGGAGAGCCACAGTGCAGCCAGGGTCCTGTTTCAGGAGAATACTAGACACTTCAGTCTGCCTCTGGCTGTTAAGCCTTTACACCTACGGATTAAACTGTTTAGACGGGATGTGTCCATTCCAAGTATTCTGTCCATTTAGGAGAAACTACAATTCCTGTGAATGGTTATGAGCATTTTCTGCGATCAGCGCGACTAATTGGGACATCTGATCCATTTCTCTCTAACTTTGGAAATAACTgccaaagaaaattttattttactggtttttttaaaaaaaaaaaacccgagtaaacatctttgtcaaaaattggCCCAGCCATGCATCGTTCCCACcatttcctcccccccctccccacccccgcacccacccccatcctcaaTAGAACTGGACTAAGGGGTGGTCCCTCCACCTCTGGGCAGCTGTCCAGAGTGCTAACAACTAAGCAGAACAAAAACCTTCCTGCGAGAATTCAGCAAAGTGTAAATCGGCCCTTCTGACAGAGTTGGGGAGAACTTCCCCGTGGGAACAGAAACTGCTGCTCAAAGCAGATCCGTCTCTTGACAGGATTTTTGCACAGCTGTCATGCGGCCTTAGCCCGGCAGATTGGAAAAGGGTGGGGACGAGGCTGATTACGAGGAAGGAGAGATTTCTTTTACTAAATATTAACGCCTTCAGTATGCCTCTCAAAAACGTCATTGCTTGGAAAAATCATGAACGAGAGAGCATGAGCTCTCATCTCCTACAGTCTCTCCTCTAAGAAGGGAccaatgttagaaaaaaaaaaaagccgatgTAACAACTGGCTCACAAGGCAGTAAGAATTGCCACTTACAGGCCAGTTCCACGTTTTCCTGGAACATTCTATGATGGCTCGCCTGGTTGAGATCCTCTTCTCCATCCTCAGCGTAGATGACTTACCATCTTTTTTTTAGGAAACGAAGACGTGTACATATTATTCTTATTGTTCGATGTGAAAATGTGAAGTTAAAAATATGTCAACCGAGGGAGAAGGATAGACAGAAAAAGGCACTTTAAACGTCACACTTGCAACTTTCACATAGAGATTACTGCCAGGGCACCCTGGGAAACCAAGGGGTCGTCTCCGTAAGACTTGGCatctatttgttttcatttttccaaagaatttaCATGTTGtgattaaatacaaatttatttgatAATAAAACTGAATTCTGTCCGTGTAAAATCTTTCCTAGGAATGTATACCAAAGGCAAGACGACTATCATGTGGGTGCGGTCATATAGAAGTAAACACTCACGTGTGCCTATGCATACATTTGAAAAAGTCCTTAAACGGTTGAAAATGACTGCACTCACACACaccaaatgtgtttttttttttatttttattttttacatttacttttttgagagacggagtgcgagcgcgagtgggggaggggcagagagcgaaggagacacggaatccgaagcaggctccaggctctgagctgtcagcacagagcctgcctgacacggggccggaacccaagaacagtgagatcatgacctgaggcagagctagatgctcaaccaacttagccacccaggctccccacataCGCTAAAGGTTTGAGAAAACAGAGCAGGAAATCTGGGGCgttcatttcttttattcattcattcattcattcatttaaatttactGAGGCCTTCATTTCAATAGGCTTTTTCATATTCAAGAAAAACTTTTATTAGCACAAGTTTAACCCTGTACTTAACGTTATGTAATTTAAACTCTATAAACTTCAATTGATCACTACAATTCTAAGTCAGGATCAAGCTTGGGTCACAGTGACCTCTCTTGCTAAGTCAAAACCTACCGATGGGTGTGGGGACAGAGCTGTTCCCTGAAGGAAGATGATGCACGTTCCCCGGATTTACAAGGCAGCAGTGGGAAGAAAGTGAATTTAATCCACCCTAGTGCACGATTCACTGTGTTCATGAGTCATCTTTGCCTCAGGAGGCCAGGGGAGGTCAGAATTTTTACCTGGTGGTATGACCTAGACTATTCCGGTACTTTTCCAAGCCTGTTTTAGTGGTCTGATCGGTTCCTGGGCTGCTATAGTTTCCCCCTGACCGGTCCTACGGGGTACGGAGTACTAAGAGACACTCAGTGAATGGCCTGGCTTTCGGCCATAGTTCTCTACTCTCCATGGGTTGCAGTAGCCTAGTTTCTACCCGGTAATCAGCATCAATCAACACGGCTCATTCTCTGCTTTTTGTGTCGTGGCCCAAAGGTACCCAAACAGCCAGGGCAGTCTCCGCTCTCAATGTCGCGtttacttgattaaaaaaaaaaaaaaaaaaaaagtcgtgaTTGAAATATGCACGtcaaaaatgcaaacattttcagTGAATGACAGGTTGGCACAAAACCCCACCCTACACTCACCACCCAgctcaagaaatagaacattcttGGTACACCAGGAGCCCCTCTCTGGATCCCTTTCCCTCCTTATTTTCCCACAGGAAAGCACAGACCTGCCTTCTCAAGCCGTGGATGACTTTTGTCTGTTTTCGAGCTTCGTATGCATGGAAACTCACAGCACGTACTCTTTTTCCATTGCTTTCTTTTAGCTCAACGTTATATTGACGAGATTAATTCATGGTTTTGCAGGTATAAATTAGTCGCTTGCCCTGCTGTTGGAACACACCCtcaattcattcatccatcccatTTGTAATGGAATTATCTGTTGATGGACCTCAAGAGGTTTCCAGCCTTAGGGCATTCCCAGTACTGAGGCCTCAGATTTCTTGGCGTCCAGGCTCCTGCATTTCTTGTGGGCACATCTAAGCTTGTATTCCCGGGTCTCAGGGAATCCGCATGTTCTACTTTTGTAGATTCTTCCGAATCATTTGTCCAAACTCTACTGATTTATAGTGTACCAGCGTTTCAGTTTTTCCACAGTCTTGTGAACCCTGgctttgtcattttggatagtggAATTAGTGGTTTAGACTTGCATTTCTTTGATAACAATCGAGATGCAGTACCTTGTCATCCATCTCTTGGCCATTCGAATATCTGTCATGAAGTGGTGTATCTTGCCTGTTTTCccatttatcattttcctttggGTCTTCCTTTCTCAAATAcgtatttcaaaatattctccctcattttttaattaatgctgTCTTTTGATGTTCAGATATTCctaattttcatttattcccaGTTTTCAATGTTTTCCTTAGTTGTTAGTACCTTTTGTATcctttaagaaattatttcctgctcaaagtcatgaagatattctcctgTTGTATTCTAAAAACTTTTActgttttactgtttctttttccaaatgtttatttatttttgacagggagagagacagcacaagcgggagagggacagagagagagagggagatagaatccaaagcaggctccaggatctaagctgtcggcacagagcccgaggtggggctcaaacttacaaactgtgagatcatgacctgagcagaattcaAACGCTTAGCccgctgagtcacccaggcgcccctgttttactttttacattagATGTGTAATTCACCAAGAATGATGTTTTTGCATATTATTTGAGTAGGAATCAAGTTTCATCCCCCCACTTATTAATATATAACTCAACCACAACCCTTTAATGAAAAGATTGTCCTTTGTCAACTTTTCATAGTACCTCCCATCAGAGATCAAATGTCCAAAGAGAACATCCGTCTGTTTCTGGAATGTCTAGTCCTTACTTGTCCATCCTTGTACTGGTACCACAGTGTCATAGTTGTTAACATCTGTATAACAAATCTCTATCCAGAGTGTTAGTCTTCCAACTATCTccttctcctatattttcttatctatctttgtcttttatattcCCATAAATCTTAGAACTGGCTTttaaacttacacacacacacacacacacacacacacacacactcacacaccctaGGAGGATTTTACTTGAGGTTGCTGTGGATCCTATACAGAAATTTGGTGGTGGTCTTTATCACGCTGACTTTTTCAAACAtgcatatttttaaggtttatttgtttttgagaaagagagagtgtaagaccgagagatggggacagaggatccaaagcgggctgtgagctgacagcagagcctgatgtgggactggaattTGCGAACTGTGATAGTGAcgcgagccgaagttggacgctcgatCAACTGAGCCCCCAGATGCCCCGACTTTTTCACATCTTGGCTACGATCCATTACCTCTCCTTCCCATTTATGAAGTTTTTTAAATTCCTCTCAgttatgttttctactttttttgtgtAGAGGTTTTGTACGTTTTTATTAGGTTTgtttttagtggtttttttttttttgttttttgttttgttttgttttttgtttttttttttttgagagtgagagagcgtgtGCTGgagcacaagctagggaggggtagaaggaagggagagagagaggggatcatAGCAGGCTCCGTAtggccagcctggagcccaatgccGCACTCCATCTCCCAACCCTCaagtcgtgacctgagctgaaatcaagaggtggaggcTTGAcggagggagccacccaggtgcccctatttttacaTATTCCAAGTGTATTCTTTCAAAGGCTGTAGCCTTTTTGTGTGCGTATAATTTTATTTACGCACTCATTGCTGTTATAAACAAAACACAGGCTTGATTTTTGCACAACGGCTTTAAATTCAGTGACTTTGCAAAAGATTATATGTAGATtcttttggattctctttcttcctctctgtatttgtctctttctctgtgtatctctctgtctctctaattattattattacttaacaTTCATGTTAATTCATTTCCTCGACACATTGAATCAGTTAGGACCTCCCATCGTTCCCACTTTCAGACAGCAACACTTTAGCATGAGGTACATTGTTTGACTTaaagttttgatttgtttgttgttgtCAAAATAGGGACTTTTCTTTCTATGTGTAGTTTGCtaagtttcttttctgtttttcttgtttttaagtttatttatttttgacaagagacagagtatgatcatgagctggggaggggcagagagagggggggaggcacagaacccgaagcaggccccaggcttcgagctgtcagtacagagcctgacacggagctcgagaCCTCGGCCGAGTTCGGTCgcttaaccgagggagccacccaagcgccccccttttttttcttaggtCAGgaattgatgttgaattttatcaagcaTTTTTTCAGGAACCTATTTAGAtggtcatttgatttttattcgTTATTCTGTTGATGGCATAAGTTATATGGATTGATTTCAAATATGAAGCTATGGGGGCGTTTCTGGACCACACCAATTTGGACGTGGTATATTATCCTTTTTCATGTGTTGCTAACCCACTTTGCAAATACTCTGTTCAGgttattttttgcatgtttatgaGCAGATGGCCACACTGTATCACCTTGGCCCACGTCAGATTACTAAGGAACCTCCTTAGCCAACACACGGCCCACAAGTTTGAGGGTATCGATGCCCCCCTAGGGGTGAAGTTCAAAGGAGCAGGAAGCTACCTACTGCCTGTCAAGTGAGAAATTCAGGGAGGAGTTCTGTGTGCTTCTCAGAAGCCCCAAGAGAAATGACTCCCCCATACCTAGGGCGTTGATCTCAATGAACAGATCCTTACATTggcttctt contains these protein-coding regions:
- the LOC115526935 gene encoding LOW QUALITY PROTEIN: serine/threonine-protein phosphatase PGAM5, mitochondrial-like (The sequence of the model RefSeq protein was modified relative to this genomic sequence to represent the inferred CDS: deleted 1 base in 1 codon) encodes the protein MSPFWGLALVLAMEVDKDLAGPNEKINKSMAGIDKGNDKDKIRCCSWRPALASLGLNFNKIVRSSMTGAIDTTAVVSEHLPGVSKVSADLRREGAPIEPDPPVSHWKPEAVRYYEAGARIEAAFRNHTHRADAKQQEDSYVICSCHANVIRYLVCRALPFPPEVWLHLSLKDSSISHLVVRPGGRGALRALGDTGFMPRPDKISRS